tctccccgcccccctccaggcCTGCTGATGTTTGTGGTGACCCACGTCCTTTACACCTGGGCCTTCGGCATGCGTCCCCTGGCCCTGcggctggggctggggatggcCGCCCTCTCCTGCCTGTGCTACGCGATCCTCTACCCGTACCTGAGCGGCCCCTTCACCTACCTGGTTGGGGGGTACGTGGCGCTGATCGCCTTCATGGGCTGGCGGGCCTTGGCGGGCGTGCGGCCGGGCGGGACCCCGTGGCGCTGGACGGAGCTAGCCGCCGGCGCCGGGGCCATGCTCTTCATCGTCTCAGACATGACCCTCGCCCTCAACAAGTTCTGCTTCCCCGTGCCCTACTCCCGGGTGGTCATCATGGCCACCTACTACGCCGCCCAGATGCTCATCGCCCTGTCTGCGGTGGAGAGCCGGGACCAGGACGGCGGCAAGAGAGACTGAGGCGGGGGGACCCGGCGGGGCCGTTCCCCCGCGCCCCGAGGACCTAGCGGGGACTGGGCTCGGGGAGCTCCGGACGGGTGGAGCGGTCTGggaccccccggcccccgtccgggACCGCCGGAAGCCGCTTCCCCGGGatgcccctctctcctccagttGAACCCTGGCCCCGATGGCCGGTCCGGGATCCGGAGCGGGAGCAGGCCTCTCCTACTGTCCCCACTCCCGGGACTTGGAAGGGTCTCGATTTAGAAGGGAAGGGCCCTGAAGGGGATCATCCCGGGAGGCCCTGAAGTTGGGGGGAAGGCGCTcatcctgtccctccctctgcctccggaccAGATCCCCCTGCCCCTAGGCCAGGGGAGGGAGATCTGCGGGGGACGTGTGCCCAGAGATTCCCCGATCGCTCCTGGGGAAGAAGGACGAGGCTGGCTGGGCCGGCCCGCGTGTGGACCGGACGCCTGGGGTCCCTGCCCCCTCCGGCCTCCCCCCCTCATCCGTGTTACTTGAACAGAGCTTGGAGCGGGGAGGGGCTCCCCCTGACCAAGGAATGCCGACGCCGGCAGCGATCAAGCTGGTAGCCCCTCGCCAGTCCATCCTGCTCTCCCAGAGGCTTCCCAGCCGTCTCCGTCCCCATCTCCTGAACCTGGGAAGAACCGGGTTCCCATTCCCGGGAGTGGAGAATTCAGGGGGTCTGTCCGCCGTAGCCCCGTCtccgagggggacgagggaaggcCCGGCCTCCGGACCGTCAAACCGAGGAATCGCCCCTGCTGGGACCTGAGCCTTCCAAGTGGGGGCTTGGAGGCccactgaggggaggagggagggaagaacctAGCCTTCCGGAGCCACCCCACCCTGCTCCCATCCCTGCTTTCCTTCCTGCCCCCCCTCAGTGGGTCCACGGCGCCCAGAGCCGGGGGCGGAGGACGCCAAGGCACATACAATGCAAACGGACGGCGGCAGGAAACCCTGCCGCGCTCATGTatgaacaataaataataaaccaGGGCCCGCGGCCCCCCCGCCTCTTGTCCCgtggctgggctggggtgggggccggcggggcccgCCTTGGAGACGGATTTCCGGGGAAAGGTTGGGGCCTTCGCTGAACCAGGCCCGTAGCCACTGCGAGCGaaagactgtgttgggtagggactgtctctatatgttgccaatttgtacttccgaagcgcttagtacagtgctctgcacacagtaagcgctcaataaataggattgatgatgatgacgatgagcgaAAGGGTTGGGGTCCCCCTCAGCCCTCCGGCTCGAGGCCTCAGGGACGGTCCTTTCGGTCACACCTTCCCCATCGACTCGGCcagtcaacccatcaatcaaggacatttattgagcacctagggaGTGCGGAGCAACTCTACCGAGCGctaccgtaatcaatcaatcgtatttattgagcgcttactgtgtgcagagcactggactaagcgcttgggaagtccaagtcggcaacatctagagacggtccctacccaacggtgagctcacagtctagaagggggaggcagagaacaaaaccaaacatattaacaaaataaaatcaatagaatacatatgtacaagtaaaactaataaataaataaataaatggagtaatcaatcaatcaatcgtatttatcgagcgcttactgtgtgcagagcactggactaagcgcttgggaagtccaagttggcaacatctagagacggtccccacccaacagcgggctcgcagtctagaagggggagacagagaacaaaaccaaacattaacaaaataaaataattagaatagatatgtacaagtaaaataaataaataaatggagtaatcaatcaatcaatcgtatttattgagcgcttactgtgtgcagggcactggactaagcgcttgggaagtccaagttggcaacatctagagacggtccccacccaacagcgggctcacagtctagaagggggagacagagaacaaaaccaaacatattaacaaaataaaataaatagatatgtacaagtaaaataaataaataaatggagtaatcaatcaatcaatcgtatttattgagtgcttactgtgtgcagagcactggactaagcgcttgggaagtccaagttggcaacatctagagacggtccctacccaacagtggactcacagtctaaaagggggagacaaaaccaaacatactaacaaaataaaatcaatagaatagatatgtacaagtaaaacaaacaaataaataaataaatggagtaatcaattgtatttattgagcgcttactgtgtttagagcactggactaagcgcttgggaagtccaagttggcaacatctagagacggtccctacccaactgtgggctcacagtctagaagggggagatggggaacaaaaccaaacatattaacaaaataaaatcaatagaatagatatgtacaagtaaaataaataaataaatggagtaataaatatgtacaaacatatatacaggtgctgtggggaagagaaggaggtaagacgggggggacggagagagggatgagggggagaggaaccagTCCGAAGGGTCcctcggcagcgtggctcagtggaaaaagcccaggctttggagtcagaggtcatgggttcgaatccctactccgccacatgtctgctgtgtgatcttgggcaagtcacttaacttctctgagcctcagttaccccttctgtaaaatggggattaagactgtgagccccacgtgggacaacctgatcaccctgtattgtccccagcgcttagaacagtgctttgcacatagtaagcgcttaataaatgccaattattaattAACCTCCACCCCGGGTGATGTCAGGGGTCCCCCGAGAGGtggtcttccctctccccaggaaagagaaagggggtcaTCCTGGGAacggataatagtaattgtaataataataataataataataatagcatttgtttagcccttactacgtaccaagccctgttctaagcgctggtgtaccTACAAGATAATTCggctggcttaatggaaagagcccaggcctgggagtccgaggatgtgggttctaatcccggctctgccgcttttttgtccgctgtgtgaccttgggcaagccacttcacttttctgtgcctcagttccctcatctgtaaaatggggatgaagactgtgagccccacgtgggacaaccggatcgccttggatctcccccagtgcttagtacagtgcttggcacatagtaagtacttaacaaataccattattattactattattattaacagtgcttggcacatagtaagtgcttaataaataccatagttattattattattattattaacagtgcttggcacatagtaggcgcttaacaaataccattattattattattattaacaacagtgcttggcacatggtaagcacttaacaaataccataactgttattattattaacagtgcgtggcacatagtaagcacttaacaaataccataattattattattaacagtgtttggcacatagtaagtgcttaacaaataccataattattattattatttacaatgcttggcacatagtaagcgcttaataaataccataataataattattattattaacagtgcttggcacatagtaagtgcttaacaaataccgttatcatcattattattattattattattattgttaacaacagtgcttggcacatagtaagcacttatataccataactattattattattaacagtgcttggcacatagtaagcgcttaacaaataccataataataataattattatttacagtgcttggcacatagtaagcgcttaacatataccataataataataattattattattattattaacagtgcttggcacatagtaagcactgaacaaataccataattattattattattaacagtgcttggcacatagtaagtgcttaacaaataccatggttattattattattaacagtgcttggcacatagtaaacgcttaacaaataccataataataataattattattattaacagtgcttggcacatagtaagtgcttaacaaataccattatcattattattattatcattattattaacaacagtgcttggcacatagtaagcacttaacaaataccataactattattattattaacagtgcttggcacatagtaagcgcttaacaaataccataataataataattattatttacagtgcttggcacatagtaagcgcttaacatataccataataataataataattattattattattaacagtgcttggcacatagtaagcacttaacaaataccataattattattattattaacagtgcttggcacatagtaaatgcttaacaaataccatggttattattattattaacagtgcttggcacatagtaaacgcttaacaaataccatagtaataataattattattattaacagtgcttggcacatagtaagtgcttaacaaataccatagttattattattattaacagtgcttggcacatagtaagcgcttaacaaatatcatactttttattattattaacagtgcttggcacacagtaagtgcttaacaaataccataataataattattattaacagtgcttggaacatagtaagcgcttaacaaataccataattgttattattattaacagtgcttggtacatagtaagcgcttaacaaataccattattattattattattattattaacagtgcttggtacatagtgcttaacagataccatagttattattattattattactaacagtgcttggcacatagtaagcgcttaacaaataccatagttattattattattaacagtgcttggcacatagtaagcgcttaacaaataccatagttattattattattagcagtgcttggcacatagtaagcgcttaacaaataccatagtttttattattattaacagtgcttggcacacagtaagtgcttaacaaataccataataataataattattaacagtgcttggaacatagtaagcgcttaacaaataccataattattattat
This genomic stretch from Tachyglossus aculeatus isolate mTacAcu1 chromosome 22, mTacAcu1.pri, whole genome shotgun sequence harbors:
- the TMEM86A gene encoding lysoplasmalogenase-like protein TMEM86A, coding for MVSPVTVVKSEGPKLVPFFKATCVYFVLWLPSASPSWFSALIKCLPIFSLWLFLLAHGLGFLLAHPSASRIFAGLVFSAVGDAFLIWQDQGYFVHGLLMFVVTHVLYTWAFGMRPLALRLGLGMAALSCLCYAILYPYLSGPFTYLVGGYVALIAFMGWRALAGVRPGGTPWRWTELAAGAGAMLFIVSDMTLALNKFCFPVPYSRVVIMATYYAAQMLIALSAVESRDQDGGKRD